In a genomic window of Drosophila takahashii strain IR98-3 E-12201 chromosome 3L, DtakHiC1v2, whole genome shotgun sequence:
- the LOC108061712 gene encoding spermine oxidase, whose translation MSACTDGPAFGKTKETARIVIIGAGASGIAAATRLLEQGFKNVQLFEAEDRIGGRINTVPFADSFVDLGAQWCHGEEGNVVYEKVKDLDVLDRTGDFAGYFVRSNKEILSDDQAKALMEFKDNFEMKPDWEGSVGDAITESYWKEVGQQLVPNDRSVAKEALDSLKRHICSEDACDHVFELSPRSYLNFATSGGDQNLSWRRKGYWKFLSLLLNANEDQPGDQGDLKGHVQLNKRIAEINWSGDGELTLRCWNGQIVSADHVICTVSLGVLKKKHQKLFVPALPAAKVRSIEGLGLGTVNKFLLEFEEQPMPENMRGVAFLWLEEDLKELRGGKFFWLESISTVHRVDRQPRLLEGWIIGAHARYMETLSEERVLEGLQWLFRKFLKFSVPHPKSFLRSQWHSNPNFRGSYSFYPTYADELRTGRTDLGSPLVHVSGRPRVQFAGEASSRNHFSTVHGATESGWREADRLNEFYKGRAEN comes from the coding sequence ATGAGTGCCTGTACAGACGGACCTGCTTTTGGAAAGACAAAGGAGACGGCCAGGATAGTAATTATCGGAGCTGGGGCCTCAGGAATCGCGGCAGCCACTAGGCTTTTGGAACAAGGATTCAAGAACGTCCAACTTTTCGAGGCGGAGGATCGCATCGGGGGTCGCATCAACACGGTTCCCTTTGCCGATAGCTTCGTCGATCTGGGAGCTCAATGGTGTCATGGGGAGGAGGGCAATGTGGTCTACGAGAAGGTCAAGGACCTGGATGTCCTCGATAGGACCGGGGACTTTGCAGGTTACTTTGTGCGCTCCAACAAGGAAATCCTCTCCGACGATCAGGCCAAGGCTCTTATGGAATTTAAAGACAATTTTGAGATGAAGCCCGATTGGGAGGGATCCGTGGGTGATGCCATCACCGAGAGCTACTGGAAGGAGGTTGGCCAGCAGCTGGTTCCCAACGACAGGAGCGTCGCCAAGGAGGCTCTGGACTCCTTGAAGCGGCACATTTGCAGTGAGGATGCCTGCGATCATGTCTTCGAACTTTCACCTCGAAGCTATCTAAACTTTGCTACGTCGGGTGGCGATCAGAATCTCAGCTGGCGGCGAAAGGGCTACTGGAAGTTTTTGAGCCTCCTGCTGAATGCCAACGAGGATCAGCCGGGTGACCAGGGAGATCTCAAGGGACACGTGCAGCTCAACAAACGGATAGCTGAGATCAATTGGTCGGGAGACGGTGAACTGACCCTTCGCTGTTGGAACGGACAAATAGTCTCGGCGGATCATGTCATTTGTACCGTCTCCCTGGGAGTTCTTAAGAAGAAGCACCAGAAGCTCTTTGTCCCAGCTCTTCCGGCTGCCAAAGTCAGGTCCATCGAGGGCCTCGGACTGGGCACTGTGAACAAGTTCCTCCTCGAGTTCGAGGAGCAGCCAATGCCGGAGAACATGAGAGGCGTCGCCTTCCTTTGGCTGGAGGAGGATCTCAAGGAGCTGCGAGGTGGCAAGTTCTTTTGGCTGGAGAGCATCAGCACCGTTCATCGAGTGGATCGTCAGCCACGACTGCTGGAGGGTTGGATAATCGGAGCCCATGCTCGGTATATGGAGACCCTCAGCGAGGAGAGGGTCCTCGAGGGTCTGCAGTGGCTCTTTAGGAAGTTCCTGAAGTTCAGCGTGCCCCATCCGAAAAGCTTCTTGCGCTCCCAGTGGCACTCCAATCCGAACTTCCGTGGCAGCTACAGTTTCTACCCCACCTATGCCGATGAACTTCGCACGGGACGCACCGATCTGGGGTCACCATTGGTTCATGTCTCGGGACGTCCAAGGGTCCAGTTCGCCGGAGAGGCCTCCAGTCGTAACCACTTCTCCACGGTCCATGGAGCCACTGAGTCGGGATGGCGCGAAGCAGATCGCCTCAATGAATTCTACAAAGGACGAGCTGAGAACTAA
- the LOC108061711 gene encoding spermine oxidase, producing the protein MSSASVRLLSKTKQTARIVIVGAGSAGIAAATRLLELGFRNVLLLEAEDRIGGRVHTIPFADNVIDLGAQWCHGEKGNVVYDKVKDLQLLEVTERHYETYKCVRSNREVLSEDIAGKLKDIADNSILDRQTELLDFEGSLGDYINMKYWKELAKLPPIDRTIAEEFLEVFHKFESSVEAADHLFEVSGKGHLEYWLCEGELLLNWRDKGYKRFLRLLMKAQEDQPEDLGVLKGRVLLNRRIAEINWQGADELTLRCWNGEVITADHVICTVSLGVLKEQHAKLFVPALPAAKIRAIDGLKLGTVDKFFLEFEHPPLPADWPGFNCLWLKQDLEELRASELFWLESVFGFYPVSRQPRILQGWIIGPHARHMETLTEEKVREGLLWLFRKFLPFAVAQPLRMLRTQWHANPNFRGSYTFRSTYTDALRTGAWDLEAALQDVGGRPRLQFAGEASHKHFYSTVHGAVETGWREADRLHLYYRSRTAQL; encoded by the coding sequence ATGAGTTCCGCATCTGTGCGTCTGCTTAGTAAGACCAAACAAACCGCTCGGATTGTGATCGTGGGAGCGGGATCCGCTGGAATAGCAGCTGCCACCCGTCTCCTGGAGTTGGGATTCCGGAATGTTCTGCTTCTTGAGGCCGAAGATCGCATAGGCGGCCGTGTCCACACGATTCCCTTTGCCGATAATGTGATTGATTTGGGCGCCCAGTGGTGCCATGGCGAGAAGGGTAATGTGGTGTACGATAAGGTCAAGGATCTGCAACTCCTGGAGGTTACGGAACGCCACTACGAAACCTACAAGTGCGTGCGATCCAACAGGGAAGTCCTATCCGAAGATATAGCCGGTAAACTTAAGGATATAGCCGACAACTCAATACTGGACAGGCAGACGGAGCTCCTGGACTTCGAGGGCTCCCTGGGTGATTATATCAACATGAAATACTGGAAGGAACTGGCCAAGTTGCCGCCCATTGATCGCACCATAGCCGAGGAGTTCCTGGAAGTCTTTCACAAATTCGAGTCATCCGTGGAGGCAGCCGATCACCTCTTCGAAGTCTCCGGCAAGGGTCACCTAGAGTACTGGCTCTGCGAGGGCGAACTGCTGCTCAATTGGCGGGACAAGGGCTACAAGCGGTTCCTGCGATTACTGATGAAGGCCCAGGAGGATCAGCCCGAAGATCTGGGTGTCCTCAAGGGTCGGGTGCTGCTCAACAGGCGAATTGCCGAGATTAATTGGCAGGGTGCGGATGAGTTGACTCTGCGCTGTTGGAATGGTGAGGTGATCACAGCGGATCATGTCATTTGCACAGTTTCCCTGGGAGTTCTCAAGGAGCAGCATGCGAAGCTCTTTGTTCCCGCCCTGCCAGCTGCTAAAATTAGGGCCATCGATGGCCTCAAACTGGGCACAGTGGATAAGTTCTTCCTGGAGTTCGAGCATCCCCCGCTGCCTGCAGATTGGCCCGGCTTCAATTGCCTGTGGCTGAAGCAGGATTTGGAGGAGTTGCGGGCCTCCGAACTCTTTTGGCTGGAGAGCGTTTTCGGCTTCTATCCCGTTTCCAGGCAGCCACGCATCCTGCAGGGCTGGATCATTGGGCCACATGCCCGGCACATGGAAACCCTCACCGAGGAGAAGGTCAGGGAGGGTTTGCTGTGGCTCTTCCGCAAGTTCCTGCCCTTCGCGGTGGCCCAGCCATTGCGTATGCTGCGCACCCAGTGGCATGCGAATCCCAACTTCCGGGGCAGCTACACCTTCCGCTCCACCTACACGGATGCGCTGAGAACCGGTGCCTGGGATCTGGAGGCGGCGCTCCAGGATGTGGGCGGCAGGCCACGCCTCCAGTTCGCCGGCGAAGCCTCGCACAAGCACTTCTACTCCACGGTCCATGGAGCCGTGGAAACGGGTTGGCGGGAGGCGGATCGATTGCACCTCTACTACCGGTCGCGAACCGCTCAGCTGTGA
- the Adgf-A2 gene encoding adenosine deaminase 2 encodes MESVRFQDVQTIRIAPPPAMRVIHLDLNEEESRRQMAANKYGGICLHTAIAAMLCLMLVVVFCSAPLGDSLTNRTSSEERFARRRQIYVERERRQRLGSGMALSPLEEEADGRLLAIKQVDEEVHDLWQNYHSQPPPFLSHFNISDTSLYAALKSMPKGGLLHVHDSGMLRTEILIDLTYRDNLWVCVNLDQGFEDFRFSRHFPHIPPADDYQCNWMLMRNFFEFEPRTGFVDRLRESLTVRPEGYGSSSELARHLRRHQRLIHGLITFRPNWSEFIFSMLSDFYADGVQYVELRSSLPIMYDLDGNNSTILETAESIVSVSNIFKNTYKDFIGIKLIYSPSRDFNDMEDYLANARLLKLHHPNFFAGFDLNTFGDECNLPVLGKSTELLKIGKDIDFYFHAGESRCPDSLRPDANLIDALLLGSKRIGNSVNLPFHPEIMRAMKNLKMAVEICPLSNHYLQFFNDFRQHPAAYLIAAGFPIVIGSDYPCFWNAAPLTDDFYVAFVGVVSGWGNLRLLKQFAMNSFLYSSLSETERNVAVTKWQCSWNRWVRNFVNGSGHE; translated from the exons ATGGAGAGCGTGCGGTTTCAGGATGTCCAAACGATAAGGATCGCTCCGCCGCCAGCGATGAGGGTGATCCACCTGGACCTCAACGAGGAGGAGAGTCGTCGGCAAATGGCGGCCAACAAGTATGGAGGCATCTGCTTGCACACGGCCATAGCGGCCATGCTCTGCTTAatgctggtggtggtgttcTGCTCGGCGCCCCTTGGTGACAGCCTGACCAATCGGACCTCCTCCGAGGAGCGGTTTGCCCGCCGAAGGCAGATTTATGTGGAGCGGGAGCGACGACAGAGACTGGGCAGCGGAATGGCCTTGAGTccgctggaggaggaggccgaTGGGCGACTGCTGGCCATCAAGCAGGTGGACGAGGAGGTTCACGATCTGTGGCAGAACTACCACTCCCAGCCGCCGCCGTTCCTCAGCCATTTCAACATCAGCGACACCAGTCTCTATGCTGCTTTAAAGAGCATGCCCAAGGGCGGACTGCTCCACGTCCACGATTCGGGAATGCTGCGGACGGAGATCCTCATCGATCTGACCTACCGCGACAACCTGTGGGTCTGCGTGAACCTGGATCAGGGCTTCGAGGATTTCCGCTTCTCCCGGCACTTTCCGCACATCCCGCCGGCGGACGACTACCAGTGTAACTGGATGCTGATGCGAAACTTCTTCGAGTTTGAGCCGAGAACTGGGTTCGTGGACAGGCTGCGGGAGAGTCTCACTGTCCGCCCGGAGGGTTATGGAAGCTCCTCGGAGCTGGCTAGGCACCTGAGACGCCACCAGCGGTTGATCCACGGCCTGATCACCTTCCGTCCGAACTGGAGCGAATTTATATTCAGCATGCTGAGCGATTTCTACGCCGACGGGGTGCAATATGTGGAGCTGCGGTCTTCGCTGCCAATC ATGTACGATCTGGATGGCAATAACTCCaccattttagaaacagccgAGTCCATAGTTTCGGTGTCGAATATTTTCAAGAACACTTACAAAGATTTCATCGGAATCAAGCTGATCTATTCCCCTTCTAGGGACTTTAATGACATGGAAGATTATTTAGCCAATGCCCGTCTACTAAAG TTGCATCATCCCAATTTCTTTGCTGGTTTCGATCTGAACACCTTTGGTGATGAGTGCAATTTACCGGTCTTGGGGAAGTCAACTGAGCTTTTGAAGATCGGCAAGGATATTGACTTTTATTTCCATGCTGGTGAGTCGCGATGTCCGGATAGCTTAAGGCCGGATGCGAATCTTATAGATGCCCTTTTGCTGGGAAGCAAACGGATCGGGAACTCTGTGAATCTGCCTTTTCACCCTGAGATTATGAGGGCAATGAAAAACCTTAAGATGGCCGTGGAGATCTGTCCGTTGTCTAATCACTATCTTCAGTTCTTTAACGATTTTCGGCAACATCCGGCGGCGTATTTGATTGCCGCCGGCTTTCCCATTGTAATTGGCTCGGATTATCCGTGTTTCTGGAACGCCGCCCCCCTGACCGACGACTTCTATGTGGCCTTCGTGGGTGTGGTCAGTGGGTGGGGCAATCTGCGCCTGCTCAAGCAGTTCGCCATGAACTCGTTTCTGTACAGTTCCCTTAGCGAAACGGAGCGGAATGTGGCCGTAACCAAGTGGCAATGCAGCTGGAACCGGTGGGTCAGGAACTTTGTTAACGGTAGTGGACACGAATAA
- the Adgf-A gene encoding adenosine deaminase 2-A gives MLPVIRRNLIALLALGLCVCLCFGPGPVESRTRPKNLVDRKLVTLYGSTPHVEALLGPGRPTPDTYKTLRSAFFRYEESRTLGYDLELSEREIKANGTIMTAKLKEFDEGLVTPHLFKPAQHIFDVLDGIRDTDLFKLLKKMPKGAVLHAHDTALCSTAAIINLTYYDNLWSCQQDGDLSASALRFSRDKPEALQDCNWSLLSDVRTKYGATKVDEYLAERLTLYPTKKFEDNNAAWTTFMTIFSLLDGLVMYAPVWADYYYKALEEFYEDGVLYLEFRSLVPTLYDLDGTEYTPMDTVRIYVETLEKFKDAHPDFIGSRMIYAPIRNTNSEGVSAYIETLKEIKDKYPDFVAGFDLVGQEELGLPLRDFIDELLTIPEDIDFYFHAGETNWFGATVDENLIDAILLGTKRIGHGFGLVKHPVVLDMLKKLNVAIEVNPISNQVLQLVTDFRNHPCSHFFADGYPVVISSDDPSFWKATPLTHDFYIAFLGIASQHSDLRLLKKLALNSIQYSSLTGDAQFEALEKWQVKWDQFIADVNEEASNRGSPGQRID, from the exons ATGCTACCCGTCATCCGTCGTAATCTTATCGCCCTGCTGGCTTTGGGCCTGTGCGTCTGTCTTTGTTTCGGACCCGGTCCGGTGGAATCACGCACCCGGCCGAAGAACCTGGTCGACCGAAAGCTGGTAACGCTCTACGGCAGCACGCCGCACGTGGAGGCCCTTCTGGGTCCCGGACGTCCCACCCCGGATACCTACAAGACGCTGAGGAGTGCCTTCTTCCGGTACGAGGAGTCCCGCACCTTGGGCTACGATCTGGAGCTCAGCGAACGGGAAATCAAGGCCAACGGAACGATTATGACGGCCAAGTTGAAGGAGTTCGACGAGGGTTTGGTTACCCCGCATCTCTTCAAGCCCGCTCAGCATATATTCGATGTATTGGACGGCATCCGGGACACCGATCTGTTCAAGCTGCTGAAGAAAATGCCCAAGGGTGCGGTGCTCCATGCCCACGATACTGCTCTCTGCAGCACCGCGGCCATTATCAATCTGACCTACTACGATAATCTCTGGTCCTGCCAGCAGGATGGTGATCTCAGTGCCTCGGCTCTGAGGTTTTCCCGAGACAAACCCGAGGCCCTGCAGGACTGCAACTGGAGTCTGTTGTCCGATGTTCGAACCAAATACGGCGCAACCAAGGTCGACGAATATCTGGCCGAAAGACTCACCCTGTATCCCACCAAGAAGTTCGAGGACAACAACGCCGCCTGGACAACGTTCATGACCATTTTCAGTCTACTCGACGGTCTGGTGATGTACGCCCCCGTCTGGGCGGACTACTACTACAAGGCACTGGAGGAGTTCTACGAGGATGGAGTGCTGTACCTGGAGTTCCGCTCCCTTGTGCCCACG CTTTACGACTTAGATGGTACTGAGTACACCCCTATGGATACAGTGCGCATCTATGTGGAGACCCTGGAGAAATTCAAGGACGCTCATCCCGATTTCATTGGTTCTCGCATGATCTACGCGCCCATACGTAATACCAATTCAGAGGGAGTATCCGCCTATATCGAAACACTGAAAGAGATCAAG GACAAATACCCCGACTTTGTGGCTGGTTTCGATCTGGTGGGCCAGGAGGAGCTGGGACTTCCTTTGAGGGACTTCATCGATGAGCTTTTGACGATACCAGAGGACATTGACTTCTATTTCCACGCTGGGGAGACCAACTGGTTCGGTGCCACGGTGGACGAGAATCTGATCGATGCCATTTTGCTGGGCACCAAGCGCATTGGCCATGGATTCGGACTGGTCAAGCACCCGGTGGTGCTGGACATGCTGAAGAAGCTGAATGTGGCCATCGAGGTGAACCCCATATCGAATCAGGTGCTGCAGCTGGTCACGGACTTCCGCAACCATCCGTGCTCGCACTTTTTCGCCGACGGCTATCCGGTGGTCATTTCCTCGGACGATCCCTCCTTCTGGAAGGCCACGCCCCTGACGCACGACTTCTATATCGCCTTCCTGGGCATCGCCTCGCAGCACTCGGACCTGCGTCTGCTCAAGAAGTTGGCCCTGAACTCCATCCAGTACAGTTCGCTGACGGGAGATGCCCAGTTCGAGGCGCTGGAGAAGTGGCAAGTAAAGTGGGACCAGTTCATCGCCGATGTCAACGAGGAGGCCTCCAACCGGGGATCCCCCGGTCAGCGGATCGATTGA
- the Adgf-B gene encoding adenosine deaminase 2 produces MKAIRRGASTECTQNAHSPASVIRSLRKLTPTAFKILRQAIARVEDLGTMGQKIRLNDRELEANKVIMAVKKKEIVKGLLDPSKFTPGQHIFKTLTEVRKSPIFNLIKKMPKGGVLHAHDTALCSTEYLISLTYRENLWICTADEGCKAIAFRFSKGKPTQKPLEKCSWEPMAEFRERRGEDNVTVYLRRRFSMYPFSKFVSNNQAWAHFMGIFILLDGLLCHAPIWAEYYYNALKEFSEDGVQYLELRSLLPPLYCIDGDVLTIRDTVAIYKSELERFKADHPDFIDSKLIYAPLRGVEPSVVEQYVKTAVELNKEFPTFMVGFDLVGQEELGRPLIDFVEPLLKMPEHINFYFHAGETNWFGSAIDENLVDALLMGTKRIGHGFALTKHPMMLRLARLLDVAIEVCPVSNQVLQLGVDYRNHPAALLLAASVPIVISSDDPSFWRCAPLSHDFYFAFLGIAPMKADLRFLKSLALNSIRYSALVGEERQVGYEKWQKKWDKWIEDVVENKCD; encoded by the exons ATGAAGGCCATCAGACGTGGGGCATCCACCGAATGCACACAGAATGCCCACTCCCCGGCCTCGGTGATTCGGTCACTGAGAAAACTCACGCCCACGGCATTCAAGATTCTCCGCCAGGCCATCGCCAGGGTTGAGGACTTGGGCACCATGGGCCAGAAGATCCGCCTGAACGATCGGGAACTGGAGGCCAACAAGGTGATCATGGCCGTCAAGAAGAAGGAGATAGTCAAGGGCTTACTGGACCCGAGCAAATTTACGCCGGGCCAGCACATCTTCAAGACCCTGACAGAGGTCCGCAAGTCGCCGATCTTCAATCTGATCAAGAAAATGCCCAAGGGCGGGGTGCTCCATGCCCACGATACGGCGCTCTGCAGCACCGAATATCTAATAAGTCTGACCTATCGCGAGAATCTCTGGATCTGTACCGCGGATGAGGGCTGCAAGGCGATTGCTTTTCGATTTTCCAAGGGGAAACCCACTCAGAAACCCCTGGAAAAATGCAGCTGGGAGCCAATGGCGGAGTTTCGGGAACGGCGCGGTGAAGATAATGTGACTGTATACCTCAGACGAAGATTCAGCATGTATCCCTTCTCCAAGTTCGTCTCGAACAATCAAGCCTGGGCACACTTCATGGGCATCTTTATTCTGCTGGACGGTCTgctttgccacgcccccatttGGGCTGAATACTATTACAACGCCCTCAAGGAATTCTCCGAGGACGGGGTGCAATATCTAGAGCTTCGATCCCTGCTTCCGCCGCTCTACTGCATCGATGGCGATGTGCTGACCATCCGGGACACGGTGGCCATATATAAATCGGAACTGGAGCGCTTCAAGGCCGACCATCCGGACTTTATTGACTCGAAGCTGATATATGCCCCGCTGAGAGGAGTGGAGCCCAGTGTGGTCGAGCAGTATGTAAAGACAGCTGTGGAACTAAAT AAAGAATTTCCCACCTTCATGGTTGGCTTTGATCTGGTGGGTCAGGAGGAGCTGGGTCGACCGCTGATAGATTTTGTGGAGCCCCTGCTGAAAATGCCCGAGCACATTAATTTCTACTTCCACGCGGGCGAGACGAACTGGTTTGGATCGGCCATCGATGAGAACCTGGTGGATGCCCTACTGATGGGCACCAAGCGGATCGGACACGGCTTCGCCCTCACCAAGCATCCGATGATGTTGCGACTGGCCAGACTGCTGGATGTCGCCATCGAGGTGTGCCCCGTGTCGAACCAGGTGCTCCAGCTGGGCGTGGACTACCGCAACCATCCGGCGGCTCTGCTGTTGGCCGCCAGTGTGCCCATTGTGATATCCTCAGACGATCCGTCCTTCTGGCGCTGCGCCCCGCTGTCCCACGACTTCTACTTCGCCTTCCTGGGCATTGCCCCGATGAAGGCGGACCTGAGGTTCCTCAAAAGCCTGGCCCTCAACTCCATCCGGTACAGTGCCCTGGTGGGCGAGGAAAGGCAGGTGGGCTACGAAAAGTGGCAGAAAAAGTGGGACAAGTGGATCGAGGATGTGGTGGAGAATAAGTGTGATTGA